One window from the genome of Desulfovibrio legallii encodes:
- the fliR gene encoding flagellar biosynthetic protein FliR, with the protein MDVFNYNPADMLSLLLTIMRVSIVVFMLPIFSTNNIPVQVKAAITIVLSLGIWPGLAVQAPLPQHPFDLVLMLLGEVVLGMVLGMAVNFLFMGVQAGGELLGFQMGFTMINFADPLTGNQTGITAFFLWMVTALTFLALNGHLYMLRGFAASFKLVPPGGLLLGSVVLDQILHLAGQMFVLALQIAAPVMVALFLVEVSLGLVSRTSPQIHIMEFGFPIKIGVGFFFTGLLLVVLAEHVAVFVSGLDGLFDNLLRAMSPRYVVR; encoded by the coding sequence ATGGATGTTTTCAACTACAACCCGGCGGACATGCTCAGCCTGCTGCTCACCATCATGCGGGTGAGCATCGTGGTCTTCATGCTGCCCATTTTTTCCACCAACAACATCCCGGTGCAGGTCAAGGCCGCCATAACCATTGTGCTTTCCTTGGGAATCTGGCCTGGCCTAGCGGTGCAGGCCCCCCTGCCGCAGCACCCCTTCGACCTGGTCCTCATGCTCCTGGGCGAGGTGGTGCTGGGCATGGTGCTGGGTATGGCCGTCAATTTTCTGTTTATGGGCGTGCAGGCCGGCGGGGAGCTGCTGGGCTTCCAGATGGGCTTCACCATGATCAACTTCGCCGACCCCCTTACCGGCAACCAGACGGGCATCACGGCCTTTTTTCTCTGGATGGTCACGGCCCTGACCTTTCTGGCCCTCAACGGGCACCTCTACATGCTGCGGGGCTTTGCGGCCTCGTTCAAGCTGGTGCCGCCGGGGGGGCTCTTGCTGGGTTCTGTGGTGCTGGACCAGATTCTTCATCTGGCCGGGCAGATGTTTGTGCTGGCGCTGCAGATTGCGGCCCCGGTCATGGTTGCCCTTTTTCTGGTGGAGGTCTCCCTGGGGCTGGTTTCGCGCACCTCGCCGCAGATCCACATCATGGAATTCGGCTTTCCCATCAAGATCGGGGTGGGCTTTTTCTTTACCGGGCTGTTGCTGGTAGTGCTGGCCGAGCATGTGGCCGTATTCGTCAGCGGGCTGGACGGCCTGTTCGACAACCTGCTGCGGGCCATGAGCCCGCGCTACGTCGTCCGCTGA
- a CDS encoding S41 family peptidase has product MRVFSRFCLVLCLGLTVLHGPALGADKKEPPKEAPNKYEALKRFSQVLDLVERYYVRDVTQADLINGAVKGMLQGLDPHSTFLSADEYKEMQETTSGEFFGVGIEISMENGQVTVVTPIEDTPAFRAGLQSGDVILSINGQATQELSLQEVVSRIRGPKGSEVELTILHSDAKSPQTVHIVRDAIPLISVKSKKLEDGYYWLRLTRFSERTTEELHEALKAAEKESKPQGGLKGIVLDLRNNPGGLLDQAVNVSDAFLEGGTIVSIKGRRENTERVYTAKKQSSDVRVPMVVLINAGSASASEIVAGALRDQKRALIVGERSFGKGSVQNIIPLADGSGLKLTVALYYTPNGSSIQAEGIVPDLEIPFEQPRAEDKDARFLLREQDLNRHLENGKAKKPAKAKDSKGDVQEQMARDNQLRMGLQLVKGLPRMRELRN; this is encoded by the coding sequence ATGCGCGTTTTTTCCCGTTTCTGCCTTGTGTTGTGCCTTGGACTGACCGTTCTGCACGGCCCCGCGCTGGGTGCCGACAAAAAGGAACCGCCCAAAGAGGCCCCCAACAAATACGAGGCCCTCAAACGCTTCAGCCAGGTGCTCGACCTGGTGGAGCGCTATTATGTACGCGACGTCACCCAGGCGGATCTCATCAACGGCGCCGTCAAAGGCATGCTGCAGGGGCTTGACCCCCACTCCACCTTCCTGAGCGCCGATGAATACAAAGAAATGCAGGAGACCACCTCCGGCGAATTTTTCGGCGTGGGCATTGAAATCTCTATGGAAAACGGCCAGGTGACCGTGGTCACGCCCATTGAGGATACCCCTGCCTTCCGCGCCGGGCTGCAGTCCGGCGACGTGATCCTTTCCATCAACGGCCAGGCCACTCAGGAGCTTTCCTTGCAGGAAGTGGTCTCCCGCATCCGCGGCCCCAAAGGTTCGGAAGTGGAGCTCACCATCCTGCACAGTGACGCCAAATCTCCCCAGACCGTGCATATCGTGCGCGACGCCATCCCCCTCATCAGCGTCAAATCCAAAAAACTGGAGGACGGCTACTACTGGCTGCGCCTCACCCGCTTTTCCGAGCGCACCACCGAGGAGCTCCATGAGGCCCTCAAGGCCGCGGAAAAAGAAAGCAAACCCCAGGGCGGCCTCAAAGGCATTGTCCTGGACCTGCGCAACAATCCCGGCGGCCTGCTGGACCAGGCCGTCAACGTCAGCGACGCTTTCCTTGAAGGGGGCACCATCGTCTCCATCAAGGGCCGCCGCGAGAATACCGAGCGCGTCTACACGGCAAAGAAGCAAAGCAGCGACGTGCGGGTGCCAATGGTGGTGCTGATCAACGCGGGTTCCGCCTCGGCCTCGGAAATCGTGGCCGGCGCGCTGCGCGACCAGAAGCGCGCCCTCATCGTGGGCGAACGCTCCTTCGGCAAGGGCTCGGTGCAGAACATCATCCCCCTGGCCGACGGCTCCGGCCTCAAGCTCACCGTGGCCCTCTACTACACGCCCAACGGCAGCTCCATCCAGGCCGAGGGCATTGTGCCGGATCTGGAAATCCCCTTTGAGCAGCCCCGCGCCGAGGATAAGGACGCCCGCTTCCTCCTGCGCGAGCAGGACCTCAACCGGCACCTGGAGAACGGCAAGGCCAAGAAACCGGCCAAGGCCAAAGACAGCAAGGGCGACGTGCAAGAGCAGATGGCCCGCGACAACCAGCTGCGCATGGGCCTGCAGCTGGTCAAAGGCCTGCCCAGAATGCGGGAGCTGCGCAACTAG
- a CDS encoding ABC transporter ATP-binding protein, producing the protein MKAAAAQAPLLRLEGVTRRFAVRRGLWGAQGSLLAVDGVDLNLAPGESLGLVGESGCGKSTLGRLACGLLRPTAGQVLLEERPLPPAGASSWAAGRIQMVFQDPFSSLNPRLTVLASVAEPLAAQGVPRREREARAASLLATVGLENAGSRYPHQFSGGQRQRVAVARALATEPQVVVCDEPVSALDASVQAQVLNLLCDVRERFGPAYLFISHDLAVVDFLCPRVAVMYLGRVVEEAPTSALLKGAAHPYSRALAEAMPGKGGRPLEGELPSPLNPPPGCPFHPRCPKARPLCRECPPEWKALAPGWRVRCHLA; encoded by the coding sequence GTGAAGGCCGCCGCGGCCCAAGCCCCCCTGCTGCGCCTGGAGGGCGTGACCCGCCGCTTTGCCGTCCGCCGCGGGCTCTGGGGCGCGCAGGGCAGCCTGCTGGCCGTGGACGGCGTGGACCTGAACCTGGCCCCTGGGGAAAGCCTGGGGCTGGTAGGCGAATCGGGCTGCGGCAAATCCACGCTGGGGCGGCTGGCCTGCGGCCTGCTGCGCCCCACGGCGGGCCAGGTGCTGCTGGAGGAACGGCCCCTGCCCCCGGCGGGCGCGTCCAGCTGGGCCGCCGGGCGCATCCAGATGGTGTTTCAGGACCCTTTCTCCTCCCTGAACCCCCGGCTCACGGTGCTGGCCTCCGTGGCGGAACCTCTGGCCGCCCAGGGCGTGCCCCGAAGGGAGCGGGAGGCCAGGGCCGCATCCCTGCTGGCCACCGTGGGGCTGGAAAATGCGGGCAGCCGCTACCCGCACCAGTTTTCCGGCGGGCAACGCCAGCGCGTGGCTGTGGCCAGGGCCCTGGCCACAGAGCCGCAGGTCGTGGTCTGCGACGAGCCCGTCTCCGCCCTGGACGCCTCAGTGCAGGCGCAGGTGCTCAACCTGCTCTGCGACGTGCGGGAACGCTTTGGCCCCGCCTACCTCTTCATCTCGCACGATCTGGCCGTGGTGGACTTTCTCTGCCCCCGGGTGGCCGTCATGTACCTAGGCCGGGTGGTGGAGGAAGCCCCCACCAGCGCGCTCCTGAAGGGGGCGGCCCACCCTTACAGCCGCGCCCTGGCGGAGGCCATGCCCGGCAAGGGCGGCCGCCCCCTGGAAGGCGAACTGCCAAGTCCCCTCAATCCCCCTCCGGGCTGCCCTTTCCACCCCCGCTGCCCCAAGGCCCGCCCCCTGTGCCGGGAATGCCCCCCGGAGTGGAAAGCCCTGGCCCCTGGCTGGCGCGTGCGTTGCCACCTGGCCTGA
- a CDS encoding divergent polysaccharide deacetylase family protein, with protein sequence MRQHDSPAPRNARICRGAARPGQQPVRRAAHRLGPALSATGLAASTRLLLGGLAWLTGCFLLVWIFFTPPPSGPPQDAAPFLGPAPLPTTVPRADTMGRLDALVAQTLPLALPRARWQRTLVPPKDAPADLPLREDITPRRYTVTGPCAPLRLGLALLAAVRATAWPASPAAGVPDVVWSRAGVLEIRVNGRASHSFHFPGREGVLMDLAQPPALPAMAVVMDDMGQSLEAAQALAALPFPVTLAIWPHAPLAAETARLAEERRMDSLVHLPMEALPRPDGRRPDPGRGALLTHMDAHHLSLTLEEDLQSLPTAIGLNNHMGSAFTGNADACRRLCALLAGRGYLVLDSVTRPQARLAAAAREAGLIAVARDVFLDTRRETRAVLQALDAAARTARRQGWAVAIGHPYGATLAALRAWPDAGGVALVPLRRLVWHWARQHYAHPPIHPNKE encoded by the coding sequence ATGCGGCAGCACGATTCCCCCGCTCCCCGCAACGCCCGGATCTGCCGGGGGGCGGCCCGGCCCGGCCAGCAGCCCGTTCGCCGGGCCGCCCATCGTCTCGGCCCGGCGCTGTCGGCCACGGGCCTTGCGGCCTCCACACGTCTGCTTCTGGGCGGGCTTGCCTGGCTGACAGGGTGCTTCCTGCTGGTCTGGATTTTCTTCACCCCGCCGCCGTCGGGGCCGCCGCAGGACGCCGCCCCCTTCCTGGGGCCTGCCCCTCTGCCCACAACCGTGCCCAGGGCAGACACCATGGGCCGCCTGGACGCCCTGGTGGCGCAAACCCTGCCCCTGGCTCTGCCGCGGGCGCGCTGGCAGCGCACCCTTGTGCCCCCCAAGGACGCCCCGGCGGACCTCCCCCTGCGGGAAGACATTACCCCACGCCGTTACACCGTCACCGGCCCCTGCGCGCCGCTCCGTCTGGGGCTCGCGTTGCTGGCGGCCGTGCGGGCCACGGCCTGGCCCGCTTCCCCCGCTGCCGGCGTGCCGGACGTGGTCTGGAGCCGCGCGGGCGTACTGGAAATCCGCGTCAACGGCCGGGCAAGCCACAGTTTTCATTTCCCTGGCCGCGAAGGCGTCCTTATGGATCTGGCCCAGCCCCCGGCCCTGCCGGCCATGGCGGTGGTCATGGATGATATGGGCCAAAGCCTGGAAGCGGCCCAGGCCCTGGCGGCCCTGCCCTTTCCCGTGACCCTGGCCATCTGGCCCCACGCGCCCCTGGCCGCGGAAACCGCGCGCCTGGCTGAAGAGCGCCGCATGGACAGCCTTGTCCACCTGCCTATGGAGGCCCTGCCCCGCCCGGACGGCAGGCGGCCCGACCCTGGGCGCGGGGCTCTGCTGACCCACATGGATGCCCACCACCTTTCCCTGACCCTGGAAGAAGACCTCCAGAGCCTGCCTACGGCCATCGGCCTGAACAACCACATGGGCTCGGCCTTTACCGGCAATGCGGATGCCTGCCGCCGCCTTTGCGCCCTTCTGGCTGGCCGGGGCTACCTGGTGCTGGACAGCGTTACCCGTCCGCAGGCCCGGCTGGCCGCCGCCGCGCGGGAGGCGGGCCTGATCGCCGTCGCGCGGGACGTTTTTCTGGACACGCGCCGGGAGACGCGGGCCGTGCTGCAGGCGCTGGACGCGGCGGCCCGTACGGCGCGGCGGCAAGGCTGGGCCGTGGCCATTGGCCACCCCTATGGCGCAACGCTGGCCGCCCTGCGCGCCTGGCCGGACGCCGGCGGCGTGGCCCTGGTGCCCCTGCGGCGGCTTGTCTGGCACTGGGCGCGGCAGCACTACGCCCATCCCCCCATCCACCCCAACAAGGAGTGA
- a CDS encoding trypsin-like peptidase domain-containing protein, translating to MSRTCAFLPSSPAVPGRHAARCRGGLRLRLLLTALFCFLAAWPAAAAPAPGSPRFTPVVRVVQAVAPAVVNITSTHVVEGRRFSPLEQFFGFGIPGLPGFEEFGGAPRRQKRVSLGSGVIVDGARGLVLTNAHVIAGGDEIMVHLLDGREFAAKVRGADSDFDIAVLELRGARDLPAVRLGDSDDILPGETVVAIGNPFGFNHTVTTGVVSALGRTIRSKNGAFTDLIQTDAAINPGNSGGPLLNLDGVLIGINTAVDARAEGIGFAIPSNKARRVMADLLGRGRVAPLWLGLDLQDVDSRAAMALGLREASGVLVTRVFPDTPAAGAGLTAGDILESVNGAPVRDRRDYADILRNQTAGTPLRLHLRRDGAPLERSVAPAPFTDAAARELMERRWGFDAAQSGRQVRVSRVRQDGPAAFLRQGDVITAVGAAAVHSLEDLLQAFRRERLAGQVLLQVARGGKGYYARLTP from the coding sequence ATGTCCCGAACCTGCGCATTTCTGCCTTCCTCTCCCGCCGTCCCGGGCCGCCATGCCGCGCGCTGCCGGGGCGGCCTGCGGCTACGGCTTTTGCTGACGGCCTTGTTCTGCTTTCTGGCGGCCTGGCCCGCCGCGGCCGCGCCGGCGCCCGGCAGCCCCCGCTTCACGCCGGTGGTGCGGGTGGTGCAGGCCGTGGCCCCGGCCGTGGTCAACATCACCAGCACCCATGTGGTGGAGGGGCGGCGTTTTTCGCCTTTGGAACAGTTTTTCGGCTTTGGCATCCCCGGGCTGCCCGGTTTTGAGGAATTCGGCGGCGCGCCCCGGCGGCAGAAGCGGGTGAGCCTTGGTTCCGGCGTTATTGTGGACGGGGCCAGGGGCCTGGTGCTGACCAACGCCCACGTTATCGCCGGCGGGGACGAGATCATGGTCCACCTGCTGGACGGGCGGGAGTTTGCCGCCAAGGTGCGGGGAGCGGATTCCGATTTTGACATCGCCGTGCTGGAGCTGCGCGGCGCGCGCGATCTGCCCGCCGTGCGTCTGGGTGATTCCGACGACATCCTGCCCGGCGAAACGGTGGTGGCCATCGGCAACCCCTTTGGCTTCAACCACACGGTGACCACGGGCGTGGTTTCGGCCCTGGGGCGCACCATTCGCAGCAAAAACGGGGCCTTTACGGACCTGATCCAGACGGACGCGGCCATCAATCCCGGCAACAGCGGCGGCCCCCTGCTCAACCTGGACGGCGTGCTTATCGGCATCAACACGGCGGTAGACGCCAGGGCCGAGGGCATTGGCTTTGCCATCCCCAGCAATAAGGCCCGGCGGGTTATGGCCGATTTGCTGGGTCGGGGCCGGGTGGCCCCGCTCTGGCTGGGGCTGGATCTGCAGGATGTGGACAGCCGCGCGGCCATGGCCCTGGGGCTGCGCGAGGCCAGCGGCGTGCTGGTGACTCGCGTTTTTCCCGACACGCCCGCGGCCGGAGCGGGCCTGACGGCCGGGGACATTCTGGAGAGCGTTAACGGCGCGCCCGTGCGCGACAGGCGCGATTATGCGGATATTCTGCGCAACCAGACGGCGGGCACGCCCCTGCGGCTGCACCTGCGGCGCGACGGCGCGCCCCTTGAGCGCAGCGTGGCCCCTGCACCCTTTACCGACGCCGCGGCCCGCGAACTTATGGAACGGCGCTGGGGCTTTGACGCCGCCCAGAGCGGGCGGCAGGTGCGGGTGAGCCGGGTGCGGCAGGACGGACCGGCCGCCTTTTTGCGCCAGGGCGACGTGATTACGGCCGTGGGCGCGGCCGCCGTACACAGCCTGGAGGATCTTCTGCAGGCCTTTCGACGGGAACGTCTGGCCGGTCAGGTGCTCTTGCAGGTGGCGCGGGGGGGCAAAGGCTACTACGCGCGCCTGACGCCGTAA
- a CDS encoding ferredoxin: MGYNVNVDAEKCVGCGECVDVCPVEVYEIKDGKSEPVNAEECLGCESCVEVCEASAITVEEN; this comes from the coding sequence ATGGGTTACAATGTGAATGTTGATGCTGAAAAGTGCGTGGGCTGTGGCGAATGTGTGGACGTTTGCCCCGTGGAAGTTTACGAGATCAAGGACGGCAAGTCCGAACCCGTGAACGCCGAAGAATGCCTGGGCTGTGAATCCTGTGTGGAAGTGTGCGAGGCCAGCGCCATCACCGTTGAGGAAAACTAG
- the proC gene encoding pyrroline-5-carboxylate reductase, translating to MSISVGCVGCGNMGGAILAGLARHKAYDLCGCNRSREKLRPLEALGVRALPDARAVAAAADVIVLAVKPYQAAAVLEELRPALTPHKVLVSVAAGVNMAKLTAAVEGRCPVVRCMPNTPALVGKGVFAFCFEDPALSPDVRDLLLQVFGGLGLCVTLPEARFTAFSALIGAGPAYVFGMMQGLVQAGVTLGLQHAEARQMVVALFSGSALMAEKSPKHLIRLRDEVCSPAGLTIAGVNVLDQAGLAGLLVEAVLAADQRGREMEKE from the coding sequence ATGAGCATCAGCGTGGGGTGTGTGGGTTGCGGCAATATGGGCGGGGCCATTCTGGCGGGCCTGGCCCGGCATAAGGCGTATGACCTCTGCGGCTGCAACCGCAGCAGGGAAAAGCTGCGCCCCCTGGAAGCGCTGGGCGTGCGCGCCCTGCCGGACGCCCGGGCCGTGGCCGCTGCGGCCGACGTCATCGTGCTGGCCGTCAAGCCGTACCAGGCGGCGGCCGTGCTGGAAGAACTGCGCCCGGCCCTCACCCCCCACAAGGTGCTGGTCTCCGTAGCGGCGGGCGTGAACATGGCCAAGCTGACCGCCGCCGTGGAGGGCCGCTGCCCCGTGGTGCGCTGCATGCCCAACACGCCGGCCCTGGTGGGCAAGGGCGTGTTCGCCTTCTGCTTTGAGGATCCCGCCCTCAGCCCCGACGTCCGGGATCTGCTGCTCCAGGTCTTCGGCGGCCTGGGTCTGTGCGTTACCCTGCCGGAGGCCAGATTCACCGCTTTTTCCGCCCTCATCGGCGCAGGCCCGGCCTATGTCTTCGGCATGATGCAGGGGCTTGTTCAGGCGGGCGTCACCCTGGGCCTGCAGCACGCTGAGGCCCGGCAAATGGTGGTGGCTCTCTTTTCCGGCTCCGCCCTTATGGCCGAAAAAAGCCCCAAGCACCTCATCCGGCTCCGCGACGAAGTCTGCTCCCCGGCGGGGCTGACCATTGCCGGCGTCAACGTTCTGGACCAGGCAGGGCTTGCCGGCCTTCTGGTGGAAGCCGTCCTGGCTGCGGACCAGCGCGGCCGCGAAATGGAAAAAGAGTAA
- a CDS encoding YkgJ family cysteine cluster protein: MIPDLSAIFARYEALRQEADGLFGRVRDQYPQCVACKEGCSDCCYALFDLSLVEAMYVNRAFAAHFPHGPERSAVLERAAVADRQATRLKRDLYRAEKDGEDPGRIMERAAHLKLRCPLLGEDERCLLYAARPITCRVYGVPTAIAGQGHVCGFSAFAAGKAYPTIHMDKIQQRLEDLSLDLARAVQTRFTELHEVYVPLSMALLTRYDEAYLGIGPAKPEQE, encoded by the coding sequence ATGATCCCAGATCTGAGCGCCATATTTGCCCGCTATGAGGCCCTGCGCCAGGAGGCCGACGGCCTCTTTGGCCGGGTGCGCGACCAGTACCCCCAATGCGTCGCCTGTAAAGAGGGCTGCAGCGATTGCTGTTACGCCCTGTTCGACCTCTCTCTGGTGGAGGCCATGTACGTCAACCGGGCCTTTGCGGCGCACTTTCCCCATGGCCCGGAGCGTTCGGCTGTGCTGGAGCGCGCCGCCGTGGCGGACCGCCAGGCTACGCGCCTTAAGCGCGACCTTTACCGGGCGGAAAAAGACGGCGAGGATCCCGGCCGCATCATGGAGCGCGCCGCCCACCTCAAGCTGCGCTGCCCCTTGCTGGGCGAGGATGAGCGCTGCCTGCTCTACGCGGCCCGGCCCATTACCTGCCGGGTTTACGGCGTGCCCACGGCCATCGCCGGTCAGGGGCATGTGTGCGGTTTTTCGGCCTTTGCCGCGGGCAAGGCCTATCCCACCATTCATATGGACAAAATCCAGCAAAGGCTGGAAGACCTGAGCCTGGACCTGGCCCGCGCAGTGCAGACCCGCTTTACCGAGCTGCACGAGGTTTATGTGCCCCTGTCCATGGCGCTGCTCACCCGCTACGACGAGGCCTACCTGGGCATTGGCCCGGCAAAGCCGGAGCAGGAGTGA
- the cobT gene encoding nicotinate-nucleotide--dimethylbenzimidazole phosphoribosyltransferase — protein sequence MTTTLDAIAPGLHLPAEEPQTLESRTREAQARLDSLTKPQGSLGRLEELARRLYALQGRRPLSAAPAVMLTVAGDHGVAARQVSPFPQDVTRQMVRNFLRGGAAVNALCKTGGMDLFVVDAGCAGGPFAPHPMLLDRRLGDGTADMSRGPAMSRETCLEGLRQGAALARELARRGYRCLGLGEMGIANSTAGAALGCALLRLPPEAMAGPGAGADPAMVRHKAAVLHEALAANAALLREGDAVDALAALGGFELTLMAGLLLGAAGERLPVLVDGFICTAACLAALRIAPEAAPAVFLTHVSAEPGHAAMTAGLADLLPAPLLRLEMRLGEGTGGAVAYNLLRCAAAVFNDMATFDEAGVAEKLA from the coding sequence ATGACAACAACACTTGACGCCATCGCCCCCGGCCTGCATCTGCCCGCCGAGGAGCCACAGACTCTGGAAAGCCGCACCCGCGAAGCCCAGGCCCGCCTGGACTCCCTCACCAAACCCCAGGGCAGCCTGGGCCGCCTGGAAGAACTGGCCCGCCGCCTGTACGCCTTGCAGGGCCGCCGCCCCTTGAGCGCGGCCCCGGCGGTCATGCTCACCGTGGCCGGAGACCACGGCGTGGCGGCCCGGCAGGTCTCGCCCTTTCCCCAGGACGTGACCCGCCAGATGGTCCGCAATTTCCTGCGCGGCGGCGCGGCCGTCAACGCCCTGTGCAAAACCGGCGGCATGGACCTTTTTGTGGTGGACGCCGGTTGCGCCGGCGGCCCCTTTGCGCCGCACCCCATGCTGCTGGACCGCCGCCTGGGCGACGGCACGGCGGACATGAGCCGGGGCCCGGCCATGAGCCGGGAAACCTGCCTGGAAGGCCTGCGCCAGGGCGCGGCCCTGGCGCGGGAGCTGGCCCGCCGCGGCTACCGCTGTCTGGGCCTGGGCGAAATGGGCATTGCCAATTCCACGGCGGGCGCGGCCCTGGGCTGCGCCCTGCTCCGCCTGCCGCCGGAGGCCATGGCCGGACCAGGGGCCGGGGCCGACCCCGCCATGGTGCGCCATAAGGCGGCCGTGCTGCACGAGGCCCTGGCGGCCAACGCGGCCCTGCTGCGCGAAGGCGACGCCGTGGACGCGCTGGCGGCCCTGGGCGGCTTTGAACTGACCCTCATGGCCGGGCTGCTGCTGGGCGCGGCAGGGGAACGCCTGCCCGTGCTGGTAGACGGCTTTATCTGCACGGCGGCCTGCCTGGCGGCCCTGCGCATTGCGCCGGAGGCCGCCCCGGCGGTCTTCCTCACCCACGTTTCGGCCGAGCCGGGCCACGCCGCCATGACGGCCGGCCTGGCGGATCTGCTGCCCGCGCCCCTGCTGCGCCTGGAGATGCGCCTGGGCGAGGGCACGGGCGGGGCCGTGGCTTACAACCTGCTGCGCTGCGCTGCCGCCGTTTTCAACGATATGGCCACCTTTGACGAAGCCGGCGTGGCGGAGAAGCTGGCGTGA
- the ndk gene encoding nucleoside-diphosphate kinase, producing the protein MQQTTFAIVKPDAVARNLCGEILAAMEAAGLRIVGLKRLRLSKLQAAEFYAVHRERPFFDSLTDYMSSGPVVCAALRGEDAIARWRALMGATDPTKAAPGTLRSKYGQSLEANAVHGSDAPETAAFELGYFFNGLEIVE; encoded by the coding sequence ATGCAACAAACCACCTTTGCCATTGTCAAGCCCGACGCCGTGGCCCGCAACCTTTGCGGCGAGATCCTGGCCGCCATGGAAGCCGCGGGCCTGCGCATTGTGGGCCTCAAGCGCCTGCGGCTTTCCAAACTTCAGGCCGCCGAATTCTATGCCGTGCACCGCGAGCGGCCTTTTTTTGACAGCCTGACCGACTACATGTCTTCAGGCCCGGTGGTCTGCGCAGCCCTGCGCGGCGAGGACGCCATCGCCCGCTGGCGGGCCCTGATGGGCGCTACGGACCCGACCAAGGCCGCGCCCGGCACCCTGCGCAGCAAATACGGCCAAAGCCTTGAGGCCAATGCCGTGCACGGCTCGGACGCGCCCGAAACCGCGGCTTTTGAGCTGGGCTATTTCTTTAACGGACTAGAAATTGTGGAGTAA
- a CDS encoding tetratricopeptide repeat protein: MKARYDDLDEYIADLKAEIAQNEQCATHYYNLGLALLTKRDFVAAEEALLNAVRNSPHLAEAYVQLGGICLERGDLDGCLRYNEEAANCRAKFPVPWSNIAFVHLQRGEPDKAVTALKKALKWDPDFVQAQNALATAYYMQGEVQAAEEQCRKILATHPGFAPAWNNLALALFDQNDAPAAADAARKAVELGFDVPQGFREELRAAGQEV, from the coding sequence ATGAAAGCGCGTTACGACGACCTGGACGAATACATTGCGGACCTCAAGGCGGAAATCGCCCAGAATGAGCAGTGCGCCACCCACTACTACAATCTGGGACTGGCTTTGCTTACCAAGCGCGACTTCGTAGCCGCCGAGGAGGCCCTCCTCAACGCCGTGCGCAACTCGCCCCATCTGGCCGAAGCCTATGTGCAGCTGGGCGGCATTTGCCTGGAACGCGGCGACCTGGACGGCTGCCTGCGTTACAACGAAGAGGCCGCCAATTGCCGGGCCAAATTCCCCGTGCCCTGGAGCAACATCGCCTTTGTCCACCTGCAGCGCGGCGAACCGGACAAGGCCGTCACGGCGCTGAAAAAGGCCCTCAAGTGGGATCCGGATTTTGTTCAGGCCCAGAACGCCCTGGCCACCGCCTATTACATGCAGGGCGAGGTCCAGGCCGCCGAGGAGCAGTGCCGCAAAATCCTCGCAACCCACCCCGGCTTCGCCCCGGCCTGGAACAACCTGGCCCTGGCCCTCTTTGACCAGAACGACGCCCCTGCCGCCGCAGACGCCGCGCGCAAGGCTGTTGAGCTCGGTTTTGACGTGCCCCAGGGCTTCCGCGAGGAGCTGCGCGCCGCCGGGCAGGAAGTGTAG
- the pal gene encoding peptidoglycan-associated lipoprotein Pal has product MKRYALILALVMALAAGFGCAKKTTSEPGYDDGMTPEMRAAIQQITDARVYFDFDKFDIKAEYKDMLKAKADLLKKYSSIRVRIEGNCDERGTQEYNLALGERRARAAYEYMVMLGVNPSQLEMISYGKENPAVQGNNEAAWSKNRRDDFRVIAH; this is encoded by the coding sequence ATGAAACGCTACGCTCTTATTCTCGCTCTGGTCATGGCCCTTGCCGCCGGTTTCGGCTGCGCGAAGAAAACCACCAGCGAACCCGGCTACGATGACGGCATGACCCCTGAAATGCGCGCCGCCATCCAGCAGATCACCGACGCCCGCGTGTACTTTGACTTTGACAAGTTCGACATCAAAGCCGAATACAAAGACATGCTCAAGGCCAAGGCCGACCTGCTCAAGAAATACTCCTCCATCCGCGTGCGCATCGAAGGCAACTGCGACGAACGCGGCACCCAGGAGTACAACCTCGCCCTTGGCGAACGCCGCGCCCGCGCCGCCTACGAGTACATGGTCATGCTGGGCGTGAACCCCAGCCAGCTTGAGATGATCAGCTACGGCAAGGAAAACCCGGCCGTTCAGGGCAACAACGAAGCCGCGTGGTCCAAGAACCGCCGCGACGACTTCCGCGTGATCGCCCACTAG